The proteins below come from a single Holdemania massiliensis genomic window:
- a CDS encoding BlaI/MecI/CopY family transcriptional regulator, with amino-acid sequence MKLFDSELKIMDVLWRRGKTPAKEIADELGNTIGWNKNTTYTVIKKCVDKGAVLRTEPNFQCEALIQREEAQREETEELINKMFGGSDELFFSSFLKTKGLSDEKADELLKLIEKMK; translated from the coding sequence ATGAAACTATTTGACTCAGAACTGAAGATTATGGATGTTTTATGGCGGCGCGGAAAAACGCCGGCCAAAGAAATTGCGGATGAATTAGGAAATACCATTGGCTGGAATAAGAATACAACGTATACGGTGATTAAAAAATGCGTTGATAAAGGAGCTGTGCTGCGGACGGAGCCTAATTTTCAATGTGAGGCCTTGATTCAGCGGGAGGAAGCTCAGCGTGAGGAAACAGAGGAGCTGATCAACAAAATGTTCGGTGGCAGCGATGAGCTGTTCTTCTCTTCCTTCTTAAAAACCAAAGGACTCAGTGATGAAAAAGCCGATGAACTTTTAAAACTGATCGAGAAAATGAAATGA
- a CDS encoding M56 family metallopeptidase, protein MWIVKMNMPLILMSLVGAGMIVIVILLKKGFGRFLPQRLFPLLWICVLIRLLIPFSISSPLNLTSFSKWGNWAEFRTFGIAESTNVVVMDEAPAVQKGTQTQTSVTNEISEQIAMQAPAFQLNWNIETIYTTGVLATGIFLVWRFIQTRRKFDASVLIEGDPRIISVLDAQKITAEVYLNDRIQGPLVFGLRRPLIFLPSTLDFTDSDLLRNILQHECTHIRRHDNWMKLAAVAALSIHWFNPLVWLMVNAISRDLEEACDESVLTQMNLEQRQSYARALIQMSRKQLKFAWNYCAFSRNEVERRVRKIAAYKPLRKIVMVACVGFIALFSMFTAAAAQAPFIAELSSSCSSSDSRFILEAELRRDLNLSLSSQTRSRADQALIQVLKENPDSGLAALKQKAAAALAEEFHAEVQAFHIDAYLNLDEAELLKEYQAHAILYQNQRYTYEGKPVRNFEDSMAGRYFMNDEGDVDVYVVRDDLGRITELKTYVVK, encoded by the coding sequence ATGTGGATTGTAAAAATGAATATGCCATTGATTCTGATGAGTCTGGTGGGGGCGGGGATGATCGTCATTGTCATTCTGTTAAAAAAAGGTTTCGGGCGGTTTCTGCCGCAGCGATTGTTTCCTTTGCTTTGGATTTGTGTTTTAATTCGCCTGCTGATCCCTTTTTCAATATCCAGTCCGTTGAATCTGACGTCATTCTCGAAATGGGGAAATTGGGCTGAATTCAGAACGTTCGGCATTGCAGAAAGCACGAATGTCGTTGTCATGGATGAAGCCCCGGCAGTTCAGAAAGGAACGCAGACGCAGACCTCAGTAACGAATGAGATTTCAGAACAGATAGCTATGCAAGCCCCTGCTTTTCAGCTGAATTGGAATATTGAAACAATTTATACGACAGGCGTATTGGCAACGGGGATATTTCTGGTTTGGCGCTTTATCCAGACACGCCGTAAGTTTGATGCCAGTGTTTTGATCGAAGGGGATCCGCGGATCATTTCAGTGTTGGACGCACAAAAGATCACAGCCGAAGTCTATCTCAATGATCGGATTCAGGGACCCTTAGTTTTTGGTTTGCGGAGACCTTTGATCTTCCTGCCTTCAACGCTGGATTTTACCGACAGTGATCTTCTGCGGAATATCCTGCAGCATGAATGCACGCATATCCGCCGGCATGATAATTGGATGAAGCTGGCCGCTGTTGCAGCCTTAAGCATCCATTGGTTTAATCCGCTGGTTTGGCTCATGGTCAATGCGATCAGCCGTGATCTGGAGGAAGCGTGTGATGAAAGTGTGCTGACGCAAATGAATCTGGAACAACGGCAAAGTTACGCCCGGGCATTAATTCAGATGTCGCGGAAGCAGCTGAAATTCGCCTGGAACTACTGTGCTTTCAGCCGCAATGAAGTGGAACGGCGAGTGCGCAAGATTGCGGCATATAAGCCATTGCGGAAAATTGTGATGGTTGCCTGTGTGGGCTTCATCGCTCTATTTTCGATGTTCACTGCTGCAGCCGCTCAGGCGCCGTTTATCGCAGAATTATCCTCCAGCTGTTCCAGTTCCGATTCCCGGTTTATCCTGGAAGCCGAGCTGAGGCGGGATCTTAATCTTTCGCTGTCATCGCAAACCCGCAGCCGGGCAGATCAGGCGCTGATTCAGGTGCTGAAAGAAAATCCTGACAGCGGACTGGCGGCGCTGAAACAAAAAGCTGCGGCGGCATTAGCGGAAGAGTTCCATGCCGAAGTGCAGGCATTCCATATTGACGCCTATCTGAATTTGGATGAAGCGGAGCTTCTAAAGGAATATCAGGCACATGCGATCCTCTATCAGAATCAACGATATACTTATGAAGGAAAACCGGTCAGGAATTTTGAAGATTCGATGGCGGGACGTTATTTTATGAATGATGAAGGGGACGTGGATGTGTATGTGGTTCGGGATGATCTAGGGAGGATCACAGAGCTGAAAACATACGTGGTGAAATAA
- a CDS encoding DUF1146 family protein has product MEAIVRVAVHLGCFALALYAMQALNYEKLIRSGRVVQAQLLYLLVAMCIALLSAQFLLNLVIKIHV; this is encoded by the coding sequence ATGGAGGCAATCGTTCGTGTCGCTGTGCACTTAGGCTGTTTTGCGTTGGCGCTCTATGCCATGCAGGCGCTGAATTATGAAAAACTGATTCGCAGCGGCCGTGTTGTTCAGGCACAGCTGCTTTATCTTTTGGTCGCGATGTGCATCGCGCTTTTATCCGCGCAGTTTTTACTCAATCTCGTCATCAAGATTCATGTATAA